The following proteins are encoded in a genomic region of Clostridium kluyveri:
- the rpoZ gene encoding DNA-directed RNA polymerase subunit omega produces MNNSMINPSIVDLLKKVENRYTLVTMTAKRARQLIEGSEALVDIDSTKPVTIAIKEISDRAITYETVKEGIK; encoded by the coding sequence ATGAACAACTCGATGATAAATCCATCTATTGTGGATTTATTGAAAAAAGTGGAGAATAGATATACTCTAGTTACCATGACTGCTAAAAGGGCAAGACAATTAATTGAAGGTTCTGAAGCTTTAGTAGATATAGATTCAACTAAACCTGTAACCATAGCTATTAAAGAAATAAGTGATAGGGCAATTACTTATGAAACTGTAAAAGAAGGTATTAAATGA
- the gmk gene encoding guanylate kinase, with amino-acid sequence MKKGLLIVISGPSGTGKGTICKELISKNNFWMSISATTRSPRKGEVDGINYYFFTEEIFKAKVENKDFLEYAKVYGNYYGTPKSEVLKAIDEGKDVVLEIDIQGALKVKEAYPKGVFIFILPPSMEELKNRIIKRGSETPESLMTRFKSAYKEINYVSKYNYAVINDTIECAVKNIESIIAAEKCRVDRIKDEILSSKEGVTYEQLDDKSIYCGFIEKSGE; translated from the coding sequence ATGAAAAAAGGGCTTTTAATTGTTATATCAGGGCCTTCTGGAACTGGCAAGGGGACAATATGCAAAGAATTAATCAGCAAAAATAATTTTTGGATGTCCATTTCAGCCACTACAAGATCCCCAAGAAAGGGAGAGGTAGATGGAATAAACTACTATTTTTTTACTGAAGAAATTTTTAAGGCCAAAGTGGAGAATAAAGATTTCTTAGAATATGCAAAAGTATATGGAAATTATTATGGAACTCCTAAATCTGAGGTTTTAAAGGCAATAGATGAAGGAAAAGATGTGGTGCTTGAAATAGATATTCAGGGGGCCTTAAAAGTAAAGGAAGCTTATCCTAAAGGAGTATTTATATTTATACTTCCACCTTCAATGGAAGAACTTAAAAACAGGATTATAAAAAGAGGCAGTGAAACGCCAGAGTCTCTTATGACCAGATTTAAATCAGCGTATAAGGAAATCAATTATGTATCAAAATACAATTATGCGGTTATAAACGATACTATTGAATGTGCAGTAAAAAATATAGAAAGCATAATTGCTGCTGAAAAGTGCAGAGTAGATAGAATTAAAGATGAAATATTAAGTTCCAAGGAGGGCGTTACTTATGAACAACTCGATGATAAATCCATCTATTGTGGATTTATTGAAAAAAGTGGAGAATAG
- the coaBC gene encoding bifunctional phosphopantothenoylcysteine decarboxylase/phosphopantothenate--cysteine ligase CoaBC, with protein sequence MMKGEKKNIVIGVTGGIAVYKSLDVISKLKKKDFQIKVVMTKAAAEFVTPLSFQTLSQNIVNIDMFCEPEAWDIQHISLAKEADLMAIIPATANIIGKVSNGIADDLLTTTIMATKAPVVFAPAMNTNMYNNPIVQDNINRLRKLGYEFIEPSTGKLACGDVGTGKLENTDSIVQVIENMLYDIKDLRGKKVVVTAGPTREDLDPVRYITNKSSGKMGYAVAEEARDRGAEVTLISGPTNIEVPFGVNFIGVSTNEEMLNAVLKDFDKQDIIVKAAAVCDYKPKIYSDKKIKKNENEFLLPLVKDIDILKRLGQLKDKQILVGFAAESNDLLENAEKKLKAKNLDYIVANDITGSDIGFSSDDNKVTILFNNGDKVSLDKMNKRQVARRIFDIIMSR encoded by the coding sequence ATGATGAAAGGCGAGAAAAAAAACATAGTTATAGGTGTAACAGGTGGAATTGCAGTATATAAATCTCTGGATGTTATTAGCAAATTGAAGAAAAAGGATTTTCAGATAAAGGTAGTAATGACAAAAGCTGCTGCAGAGTTTGTAACTCCCTTGAGTTTTCAAACTTTAAGTCAAAATATAGTAAATATTGATATGTTTTGTGAACCTGAAGCTTGGGATATTCAGCATATATCTCTTGCTAAAGAAGCGGATTTGATGGCAATAATTCCAGCTACTGCAAATATAATAGGCAAAGTTTCAAATGGTATAGCAGATGATCTTTTGACTACAACTATTATGGCTACCAAAGCTCCTGTAGTTTTTGCTCCTGCAATGAATACCAATATGTATAATAATCCTATTGTACAGGACAATATAAACAGGCTTAGGAAATTAGGCTATGAATTTATAGAACCATCTACAGGAAAGCTTGCTTGCGGTGATGTAGGCACAGGTAAACTTGAAAATACGGATTCTATAGTACAGGTAATTGAAAATATGCTCTATGATATAAAAGATTTAAGAGGAAAAAAGGTTGTGGTAACTGCAGGACCTACAAGAGAAGACCTAGATCCTGTAAGATATATAACTAATAAATCCTCTGGAAAAATGGGATATGCCGTAGCAGAGGAAGCCAGAGATAGAGGGGCAGAGGTAACTCTTATTTCAGGCCCTACAAATATAGAAGTCCCTTTTGGAGTTAACTTTATAGGTGTAAGTACAAATGAAGAAATGTTAAATGCAGTGCTTAAGGATTTTGATAAACAGGATATAATAGTAAAAGCTGCGGCTGTATGTGATTATAAACCTAAAATTTATTCAGATAAAAAGATAAAAAAGAATGAAAATGAATTTTTACTACCTTTAGTTAAGGATATAGATATATTAAAAAGATTAGGTCAATTGAAAGATAAACAGATTTTGGTGGGATTTGCCGCTGAAAGCAATGATTTACTTGAAAATGCGGAGAAAAAATTAAAAGCTAAAAATTTAGATTATATAGTTGCCAATGACATAACAGGTTCTGATATTGGATTTTCTTCAGATGATAATAAAGTAACTATATTGTTTAATAATGGAGATAAAGTAAGTTTAGATAAGATGAATAAAAGGCAAGTTGCCAGAAGAATATTTGATATAATAATGTCTAGATAA